Proteins encoded together in one Callospermophilus lateralis isolate mCalLat2 unplaced genomic scaffold, mCalLat2.hap1 Scaffold_63, whole genome shotgun sequence window:
- the LOC143389455 gene encoding LOW QUALITY PROTEIN: phosphatidylinositol 4,5-bisphosphate 3-kinase catalytic subunit delta isoform-like (The sequence of the model RefSeq protein was modified relative to this genomic sequence to represent the inferred CDS: substituted 1 base at 1 genomic stop codon) — MSLGIDCLMEFWTEEEKNQSVVVDFLLPTGIYLSFPVSRNANLSTIKQMLWQEAQNEPLFHMLSDPKAYVFTCVNQTAEQQELEDKQQRLCDVWPFLPMLRLVTREGDRMEKLINSQISLLIGKGLREFDCLQDPEVNDFRTKMRQFSKEAAARRQQLGWEASLQYSFPLQLEPSTRSWGDSNTSQISNPDLLVNVKFEGSRESFTIQVSTKDVPLALMACALQKKAKVYQHLTMEQPEDYVLQVNGRHEYFYGSYLLCQFKYICSCLHSGLTPHLTMVHSSSILAMRDEQSKQAPQVQKPHTKPPPIPMKKHSSVSLWSLGKPFCIELIQGSKINADEQMKLVVQAGLFHGNEMLCKTMSSLEVSVCSEPTWKQHLEFDINICDLPCMARLCFALYAVMEKAKKVCSSKKKSKKVDCPIAWANLMLFDYKDQLKAGELCLYMXPSVPDEKEDLLNPMGTVHSNPNTESAVTLVIYLPEVAPHPVYYPALEKILELGRHGERGPTTKEEQLQLQEILERRGSGELYEHEKDLVWKMWHEMQEHFPEALAHLLLVTKWNKHEDVAQMLYLLCSWPELPVLNALELLDFSFPDCHVGSFAIRSLQKLTDDELFQCLLQLVQVLKYKSYLDCELTQFLLDRALANRKIGHFLFWHLRSEMHVPSVALRFGLIMEAYFRGSIHHMKVLMKQAEALSKLKALSNFVKVSSQKTTKPQTKELMHLYMRQDTYIEALSHFQSPLDPSTMLAEICVERCTFMDSKMKPLWIIYSSEEAGSADSIGIIFKNGDDLRQDMLTLQMIQLMDALWKQEGLDLRMTPYGCLPTGDCMGLIEVVQHSDTIANIQLNQSNLAAMAAFNKDALLNWLKSKNPGEALDQAIEEFTLSCAGYCVATYVLGIGDRHSDNIMIRENGQLFHIDFGHFLGNFKTKFGINRERVPFILTHDFVHVIQQGKSSNNEKFERFRGYCEQAYSILRHHGLLFLQLFALMRAAGLPELSSSKDIQYLKDTLALGKTEEEGLKHFQVKFNEALRESWKTKVNWLAHNLTKDNRQ; from the exons ATGTCCCTGGGGATTGACTGTCTCATGGAATTCTGGACCGAGGAGGAGAAGAATCAGAGTGTGGTGGTTGACTTCCTTCTGCCCACAGGGATCTACCTGAGCTTCCCTGTGTCCCGCAATGCCAACCTCAGCACCATCAAGCAG ATGCTGTGGCAGGAAGCCCAGAATGAGCCCCTCTTCCACATGCTCAGTGACCCCAAGGCCTACGTGTTCACCTGTGTCAACCAGACCGCAGAGCAGCAGGAGCTAGAGGATAAGCAGCAGCGGCTGTGTGATGTCTGGCCCTTCCTGCCCATGCTGCGCTTGGTGACCCGCGAGGGTGACCGCATGGAGAAGCTCATCAACTCACAGATCAGCCTCCTCATCGGCAAAg GCCTCCGTGAGTTTGACTGCCTGCAAGACCCAGAAGTGAATGACTTCCGCACTAAGATGCGCCAGTTCAGCAAGGAGGCGGCTGCCCGCCGGCAGCAGCTGGGCTGGGAGGCCTCGCTGCAATACAGTTTTCCCCTACAGCTGGAGCCCTCCACCAGGAGCTGGGGGGACAGCAACACATCTCAAATCTCCAACCCAGACCTGCTAGTCAATGTCAAATTTGAGGGCAGCAGG GAGAGCTTCACCATCCAGGTGTCTACCAAGGATGTGCCCCTAGCGCTGATGGCCTGTGCCCTCCAGAAGAAGGCCAAGGTGTACCAGCACctcacaatggagcagcctgaggACTATGTGCTGCAGGTGAATGGGCGGCATGAGTACTTCTATGGCAGCTACCTGCTCTGTCAGTTCAAG TACATATGCAGCTGCCTGCACAGCGGACTGACCCCCCACCTGACCATGGTGCACTCCTCCTCCATCCTTGCCATGCGGGATGAGCAGAGCAAACAGGCCCCTCAGGTCCAGAAACCACACACCAAACCACCCCCGATTCCCATGAAGAAG CACTCCTCTGTGTCCCTGTGGTCACTGGGGAAGCCTTTCTGCATTGAGCTGATACAGGGCAGCAAAATCAATGCTGATGAGCAGATGAAG CTGGTGGTGCAGGCCGGGCTCTTCCATGGCAATGAGATGCTGTGCAAGACGATGTCCAGCTTGGAGGTGAGCGTGTGCTCAGAGCCCACGTGGAAGCAGCATCTGGAGTTTGACATCAACATCTGTGACCTGCCGTGCATGGCCCGGCTCTGTTTTGCACTCTATGCGGTGATGGAGAAGGCCAAGAAGGTGTGCTCCAGCAAGAAAAAGTCCAAGAAGGTG GACTGCCCAATCGCCTGGGCCAACCTCATGCTATTTGACTACAAGGACCAGCTCAAGGCTGGGGAGCTCTGCCTCTACATGTGACCCTctgtcccag ATGAGAAAGAAGACCTACTGAACCCCATGGGTACCGTGCATAGCAATCCCAACACAGAGAGTGCTGTCACCCTGGTCATCTACCTGCCCGAGGTGGCCCCTCACCCTGTGTACTACCCtgccctggagaag ATCCTGGAGCTGGGACGTCATGGGGAGCGTGGGCCTACCACCAAGGAGGAG CAGCTACAGCTACAGGAAATCCTGGAGCGGCGGGGGTCGGGAGAGCTGTATGAGCATGAGAAGGACCTGGTGTGGAAGATGTGGCATGAAATGCAGGAGCACTTCCCAGAGGCTCTGGCCCACCTGCTGCTCGTGACCAAGTGGAACAAGCACGAGGATGTGGCCCAG ATGCTCTACCTGCTGTGCTCCTGGCCCGAGCTTCCTGTCCTGAATGCCCTGGAGTTGCTGGACTTCAGCTTCCCCGACTGCCATGTGGGCTCCTTTGCCATCAGGTCCCTGCAGAAACTGAC GGACGATGAGCTTTTCCAGTGCTTGCTGCAGCTGGTGCAGGTCCTCAAGTACAAGTCCTACCTGGACTGCGAACTGACCCAATTCTTGTTGGACCGGGCTCTGGCCAACCGAAAGATTGGCCACTTCCTCTTCTGGCATCTTCG CTCTGAGATGCATGTGCCGTCCGTGGCCTTGCGTTTTGGCCTCATCATGGAGGCCTACTTCAGGGGCAGCATCCACCACATGAAAGTGCTTATGAAACAG GCAGAAGCACTGAGCAAGctgaaggccctgagcaactttgtGAAAGTGAGCTCCCAGAAGACCACCAAACCCCAAACTAAGGAGCTAATGCACTTGTACATGCGCCAGGATACTTACATAGAGGCCCTTTCACACTTTCAGTCCCCATTGGACCCCAGCACAATGCTTGCAGAAATCTG TGTGGAAAGGTGCACCTTCATGGACTCCAAGATGAAACCCCTGTGGATCATATACAGCAGTGAGGAGGCAGGCAGTGCTGACAGCATTGGCATCATCTTTAAGAATGGGGATG ACCTCCGCCAGGACATGCTGACTCTGCAGATGATCCAGCTCATGGATGCCCTGTGGAAGCAGGAGGGCTTGGACCTAAG GATGACCCCCTATGGCTGCCTTCCCACTGGTGACTGCATGGGCCTCATTGAGGTGGTGCAGCACTCGGACACCATTGCCAACATTCAGCTGAACCAGAGCAACCTGGCTGCCATGGCTGCCTTCAACAAGGATGCCCTGCTCAACTGGCTCAAGTCCAAGAACCCTGG AGAAGCCCTGGATCAAGCCATTGAGGAGTTCACCCTCTCCTGTGCTGGCTACTGTGTGGCCACATATGTGCTGGGCATTGGTGACCGGCACAGTGACAACATCATGATCCGTGAGAATGGGCAG CTATTTCATATTGACTTTGGCCACTTTCTGGGGAATTTCAAGACCAAGTTTGGAATCAATCGTGAGCGAGTCCCATTCATCCTCACCCATGACTTTGTCCACGTGATTCAGCAGGGAAAGTCTAGTAATAATGAGAAGTTTGAAAG GTTTCGAGGGTACTGTGAACAGGCCTACAGCATTCTGCGGCATCATGGGCTCCTCTTCCTCCAACTCTTTGCTCTGATGCGGGCAGCAGGCTTGCCTGAGCTCAGCTCCTCCAAAGACATCCAGTATCTGAAG GACACTCTGGCACTGGGTAAGACGGAGGAGGAGGGGCTGAAGCACTTCCAGGTGAAGTTCAATGAAGCCCTGAGGGAGAGCTGGAAGACCAAAGTGAACTGGCTGGCCCACAACCTGACCAAAGACAACCGGCAATAA